From the Oxyura jamaicensis isolate SHBP4307 breed ruddy duck chromosome 9 unlocalized genomic scaffold, BPBGC_Ojam_1.0 oxy9_random_OJ106484, whole genome shotgun sequence genome, one window contains:
- the LOC118157688 gene encoding activated CDC42 kinase 1-like isoform X7 produces the protein MQSEEGTDWLLELLTELQLQQYFLRIRDELNVTRLSHFEYVKNEDLEKIGMGRPGQRRLWEAVKRRKAMCKRKSWMSKVFSGKRPESELPPQPQSTFRKPPTPPPPDTGGQHSLTCLIRERDLSLFEKLGDGSFGVVRRGEWCTPAGKTLNVAVKCLKTDVLSQPEVLDDFIREVNAMHSLDHKNLIRLYGVVLSHPMKMVTELAPLGSLLDRLRKNQGHFLISTLCQYAIQVAKGMAYLESKRFIHRDLAARNILLASNEQVKIGDFGLMRALPKNDDHYVMQEHRKVPFAWCAPESLKTRTFSHASDTWMFGVTLWEMFTYGQEPWIGLNGSQILHKIDKEGERLPRPEDCPQDVYNVMLQCWAHKPEDRPTFVALRDFLMEAQPTDMRALQDFEEPDKLHIQMNDIITVIEGRAENYWWRGQNKRTLKVGQFPRNTVTSVAGLSAHDISQPLKNSFIHTGHGDTNPQQCWGFPDKIDELYLGNPMDPPDILGVDLTAARPTQLPGRAKRQPPPRPPQPSILLTKPSYDPVSEEDEGLSSGFRKLCLKKPGPGKGLRLAKPSARVPGTKVGERQPGRPPNEGPASGEVTLIDFGEEVPPASPSPVGELTAPSLAKLAMEAFSLLDKTPPQSPTRALPRPLHPTPVVDWDARPLPPPPAYDDVAQDEDDFEVCSINSPPGRRGSRAGLPRARERGETNYGFVDEGERAAGLEDNLFLPPKEAKQPSLTQTTEIFEELQQECMKRFNVPRGPAACPADDKPQIPPRVPIPPRPLRRNEPGRWSGELSPASGGEEDRPPQIPPRDPLSQPTSRTPSPMALQVGSPQQRGALCSCLSTSPGKPMPTTQSFALDPKYATPKVIQAQGKDCSKGPCILPIVKDGQKVSSTHYYLLPERPAYLDKYEKFFKEAKSPEEAPASRVVTTATVRPMVQQQPDYKANFSSNNSNLGPKCLVKASCSLQKIVYDGPDGYRPSEKIRLVQDMVHGVTTEECQAALQNHGWNVQRAIQYLKVEQLFCLGLKSRVECHRVLEMFDWNLAQASSHLLDPCGSSRQKR, from the exons ATGCAGTCGGAGGAGGGCACGGactggctgctggagctgctcaccgagctgcagctgcagcagtactTCCTGCGCATCCGGGACGAGCTCAACGTCACCCGCCTCTCCCACTTCGAGTACGTCAAAAATGAGGATCTGGAGAAGATCGGCATGGGGCGCCCCG GCCAGCGGCGGCTGTGGGAGGCGGTGAAGCGGAGGAAAGCCATGTGCAAGAGGAAATCCTGGATGAGCAAG GTGTTCAGCGGCAAGCGCCCCGAGTCGGagctgcccccccagccccagagcaccTTCCGCAAGCCGCCCACGCCGCCCCCCCCGGACACCGGGGGCCAGCACTCGCTGACCTGCCTGATCCGGGAGCGGGACCTGTCGCTCTTCGAGAAGCTGGGCGATGGCTCCTTCGGCGTCGTGCGCCGCGGCGAGTGGTGCACGCCCGCCGGCAAGACG CTCAACGTGGCCGTGAAGTGCCTCAAGACGGACGTGCTGAGCCAGCCGGAGGTGCTGGACGACTTCATCCGCGAGGTGAACGCCATGCACTCCCTGGACCACAAGAACCTCATCCGCCTCTACGGCGTGGTGCTCTCCCACCCCATGAAGATG GTGACAGAGCTGGCCCCGCTGGGCTCCCTGCTGGACCGTCTGCGGAAGAACCAGGGCCACTTCCTCATCTCCACGCTGTGCCAGTACGCCATCCAGGTGGCCAAGGGCATGGCCTACCTGGAGTCCAAGCGCTTCATCCACCGCGACCTGGCCGCCCGCAACATCCTGCTGGCCTCCAACGAGCAGGTCAAGATCGGGGACTTCGGGCTCATGCGGGCCCTGCCCAAAAACGACGACCACTACGTGATGCAGGAGCACCGCAAGGTGCCCTTCGCCTG GTGTGCTCCCGAGAGCCTCAAGACGCGCACCTTCTCCCACGCCAGCGACACCTGGATGTTCGGGGTGACGCTCTGGGAGATGTTCACCTACGGGCAGGAGCCCTGGATCGGCCTCAACGGCAGCCAG ATCCTGCACAAGATCGACAAGGAGGGCGAGCGGCTGCCGCGGCCCGAGGACTGTCCCCAGGACGTCTACAACGtcatgctgcagtgctgggcgCACAAACCCGAGGACCGGCCGACCTTCGTGGCCCTGCGGGACTTCCTGATGGAG gCCCAGCCCACCGACATGAGGGCCCTGCAGGACTTCGAGGAGCCCGACAAGCTGCACATCCAGATGAACGATATCATCACCGTCATCGAGGGCAG GGCCGAGAATTACTGGTGGCGGGGTCAGAATAAGCGGACCCTAAAAGTGGGCCAGTTCCCCCGAAACACGGTGACCTCGGTGGCGGGGCTGTCGGCCCACGACATCAGCCAGCCGCTTAAAAACAGCTTCATCCACACAGGCCATGGAGACACCAACccgcagcagtgctgggggttTCCCGATAAAATTGATGA GCTGTACCTGGGAAATCCCATGGACCCTCCTGACATTTTAGGTGTGGACCTGACTGCTGCCAGACCCACCCAGCTTCCAGGAAGGGCTAAAA GGCAGCCGCCTCCGCGCCCGCCTCAGCCTTCAATCCTGCTTACGA AGCCCTCCTACGACCCGGTCAGCGAGGAGGACGAGGGCCTGTCGTCTGGCTTCCGAAAACTCTGCCTGAAGAAGCCGGGCCCGGGGAAGGGTCTGCGGCTGGCCAAGCCCTCTGCCCGCGTGCCGGGCACCAAGGTGGGCGAGCGGCAGCCCGGCCGGCCACCCAACGAGGGACCGGCGAGCGGCGAGGTGACCCTCATCGACTTCGGGGAGGAGGTGCCCCCCGCCAGCCCCTCGCCCGTGGGGGAGCTGACGGCCCCCTCCCTCGCCAAGCTGGCCATGGAGGCCTTCTCGCTGCTGGACAAGACCCCCCCGCAGAGCCCCACGCGAGCCCTGCCCCGACCCCTCCACCCCACGCCGGTGGTGGACTGGGACGCACGGCCCttgcccccgccgcccgcctaCGACGACGTGGCGCAGGACGAGGACGACTTCGAGGTGTGCTCCATCAACAGCCCCCCCGGGCGGAGGGGCAGCCGAGccgggctgcccagggcacgCGAGCGGGGCGAGACCAACTACGGCTTCGTGGACGAGGGCgagcgggcggcggggctggaGGACAACCTCTTCCTGCCCCCCAAGGAGGCCAAGCAGCCCAGCCTGACGCAGACCACCGAGATCTtcgaggagctgcagcaggagtgcATGAAGAGGTTCAACGTGCCCCGGGGGCCGGCCGCCTGCCCGGCAGATGACAAACCCCAAATCCCACCCCGCGTCCCCATCCCGCCCCGGCCCCTGCGCCGCAACGAGCCCGGGCGCTGGTCGGGGGAGCTGTCCCCAGCCTCGGGGGGCGAGGAGGACCGTCCGCCCCAGATCCCCCCCCGGGACCCGCTGTCGCAGCCCACCTCGCggacccccagccccatggcccTGCAGGTGGGCTCCCCCCAGCAGCGCGGcgccctctgctcctgcctctccacctCGCCGGGGAAACCCATGCCCACCACGCAGAGCTTCGCCCTCGACCCCAAATACGCCACCCCCAAGGTGATCCAGGCGCAGGGCAAGGACTGCTCCAAGGGGCCCTGCATCCTGCCCATCGTGAAGGACGGGCAGAAGGTCAGCAGCACCCACTACTACCTGCTGCCCGAGCGCCCTGCCTACCTGGACAAGTACGAGAAGTTTTTCAAGGAGGCCAAAAGCCCCGAGGAGGCGCCGGCGTCCCGCGTGGTCACCACGGCCACCGTCCGGCCcatggtgcagcagcagccggaCTACAAGGCCAACTTCTCCTCCAACAACAGCAACCTCGGGCCCAAGTGCCTGGTGaaagcctcctgcagcctccagaaGATTGTCTATGATGGGCCGGATGGCTACCGCCCCTCCGAGAAGATCCGGCTG gtgcaggacatgGTGCACGGCGTCACCACGGAGGAGTGCCAGGCGGCCCTGCAGAACCACGGCTGGAACGTCCAACGGGCCATCCAGTACCTGAAG GTGGAGCAGCTCTTCTGCCTGGGGCTGAAGTCCCGCGTGGAGTGCCACCGGGTGCTGGAGATGTTCGACTGGAACCTGGCGCAGGCCAGCTCCCACCTCCTCGACCCCTGCGGCTCCTCCCGGCAGAA GCGGTGA
- the LOC118157688 gene encoding activated CDC42 kinase 1-like isoform X5: MGERCDYQRLSSAEEEEEMPGPLPHSLSDSTGLRAPRPGGGHHGRPPQQDVTLGMPCRRKLSCSMQSEEGTDWLLELLTELQLQQYFLRIRDELNVTRLSHFEYVKNEDLEKIGMGRPGQRRLWEAVKRRKAMCKRKSWMSKVFSGKRPESELPPQPQSTFRKPPTPPPPDTGGQHSLTCLIRERDLSLFEKLGDGSFGVVRRGEWCTPAGKTLNVAVKCLKTDVLSQPEVLDDFIREVNAMHSLDHKNLIRLYGVVLSHPMKMVTELAPLGSLLDRLRKNQGHFLISTLCQYAIQVAKGMAYLESKRFIHRDLAARNILLASNEQVKIGDFGLMRALPKNDDHYVMQEHRKVPFAWCAPESLKTRTFSHASDTWMFGVTLWEMFTYGQEPWIGLNGSQILHKIDKEGERLPRPEDCPQDVYNVMLQCWAHKPEDRPTFVALRDFLMEAQPTDMRALQDFEEPDKLHIQMNDIITVIEGRAENYWWRGQNKRTLKVGQFPRNTVTSVAGLSAHDISQPLKNSFIHTGHGDTNPQQCWGFPDKIDELYLGNPMDPPDILGVDLTAARPTQLPGRAKRQPPPRPPQPSILLTKPSYDPVSEEDEGLSSGFRKLCLKKPGPGKGLRLAKPSARVPGTKVGERQPGRPPNEGPASGEVTLIDFGEEVPPASPSPVGELTAPSLAKLAMEAFSLLDKTPPQSPTRALPRPLHPTPVVDWDARPLPPPPAYDDVAQDEDDFEVCSINSPPGRRGSRAGLPRARERGETNYGFVDEGERAAGLEDNLFLPPKEAKQPSLTQTTEIFEELQQECMKRFNVPRGPAACPADDKPQIPPRVPIPPRPLRRNEPGRWSGELSPASGGEEDRPPQIPPRDPLSQPTSRTPSPMALQVGSPQQRGALCSCLSTSPGKPMPTTQSFALDPKYATPKVIQAQGKDCSKGPCILPIVKDGQKVSSTHYYLLPERPAYLDKYEKFFKEAKSPEEAPASRVVTTATVRPMVQQQPDYKANFSSNNSNLGPKCLVKASCSLQKIVYDGPDGYRPSEKIRLVQDMVHGVTTEECQAALQNHGWNVQRAIQYLKVEQLFCLGLKSRVECHRVLEMFDWNLAQASSHLLDPCGSSRQKR, encoded by the exons AAGCTGAGCTGTAGCATGCAGTCGGAGGAGGGCACGGactggctgctggagctgctcaccgagctgcagctgcagcagtactTCCTGCGCATCCGGGACGAGCTCAACGTCACCCGCCTCTCCCACTTCGAGTACGTCAAAAATGAGGATCTGGAGAAGATCGGCATGGGGCGCCCCG GCCAGCGGCGGCTGTGGGAGGCGGTGAAGCGGAGGAAAGCCATGTGCAAGAGGAAATCCTGGATGAGCAAG GTGTTCAGCGGCAAGCGCCCCGAGTCGGagctgcccccccagccccagagcaccTTCCGCAAGCCGCCCACGCCGCCCCCCCCGGACACCGGGGGCCAGCACTCGCTGACCTGCCTGATCCGGGAGCGGGACCTGTCGCTCTTCGAGAAGCTGGGCGATGGCTCCTTCGGCGTCGTGCGCCGCGGCGAGTGGTGCACGCCCGCCGGCAAGACG CTCAACGTGGCCGTGAAGTGCCTCAAGACGGACGTGCTGAGCCAGCCGGAGGTGCTGGACGACTTCATCCGCGAGGTGAACGCCATGCACTCCCTGGACCACAAGAACCTCATCCGCCTCTACGGCGTGGTGCTCTCCCACCCCATGAAGATG GTGACAGAGCTGGCCCCGCTGGGCTCCCTGCTGGACCGTCTGCGGAAGAACCAGGGCCACTTCCTCATCTCCACGCTGTGCCAGTACGCCATCCAGGTGGCCAAGGGCATGGCCTACCTGGAGTCCAAGCGCTTCATCCACCGCGACCTGGCCGCCCGCAACATCCTGCTGGCCTCCAACGAGCAGGTCAAGATCGGGGACTTCGGGCTCATGCGGGCCCTGCCCAAAAACGACGACCACTACGTGATGCAGGAGCACCGCAAGGTGCCCTTCGCCTG GTGTGCTCCCGAGAGCCTCAAGACGCGCACCTTCTCCCACGCCAGCGACACCTGGATGTTCGGGGTGACGCTCTGGGAGATGTTCACCTACGGGCAGGAGCCCTGGATCGGCCTCAACGGCAGCCAG ATCCTGCACAAGATCGACAAGGAGGGCGAGCGGCTGCCGCGGCCCGAGGACTGTCCCCAGGACGTCTACAACGtcatgctgcagtgctgggcgCACAAACCCGAGGACCGGCCGACCTTCGTGGCCCTGCGGGACTTCCTGATGGAG gCCCAGCCCACCGACATGAGGGCCCTGCAGGACTTCGAGGAGCCCGACAAGCTGCACATCCAGATGAACGATATCATCACCGTCATCGAGGGCAG GGCCGAGAATTACTGGTGGCGGGGTCAGAATAAGCGGACCCTAAAAGTGGGCCAGTTCCCCCGAAACACGGTGACCTCGGTGGCGGGGCTGTCGGCCCACGACATCAGCCAGCCGCTTAAAAACAGCTTCATCCACACAGGCCATGGAGACACCAACccgcagcagtgctgggggttTCCCGATAAAATTGATGA GCTGTACCTGGGAAATCCCATGGACCCTCCTGACATTTTAGGTGTGGACCTGACTGCTGCCAGACCCACCCAGCTTCCAGGAAGGGCTAAAA GGCAGCCGCCTCCGCGCCCGCCTCAGCCTTCAATCCTGCTTACGA AGCCCTCCTACGACCCGGTCAGCGAGGAGGACGAGGGCCTGTCGTCTGGCTTCCGAAAACTCTGCCTGAAGAAGCCGGGCCCGGGGAAGGGTCTGCGGCTGGCCAAGCCCTCTGCCCGCGTGCCGGGCACCAAGGTGGGCGAGCGGCAGCCCGGCCGGCCACCCAACGAGGGACCGGCGAGCGGCGAGGTGACCCTCATCGACTTCGGGGAGGAGGTGCCCCCCGCCAGCCCCTCGCCCGTGGGGGAGCTGACGGCCCCCTCCCTCGCCAAGCTGGCCATGGAGGCCTTCTCGCTGCTGGACAAGACCCCCCCGCAGAGCCCCACGCGAGCCCTGCCCCGACCCCTCCACCCCACGCCGGTGGTGGACTGGGACGCACGGCCCttgcccccgccgcccgcctaCGACGACGTGGCGCAGGACGAGGACGACTTCGAGGTGTGCTCCATCAACAGCCCCCCCGGGCGGAGGGGCAGCCGAGccgggctgcccagggcacgCGAGCGGGGCGAGACCAACTACGGCTTCGTGGACGAGGGCgagcgggcggcggggctggaGGACAACCTCTTCCTGCCCCCCAAGGAGGCCAAGCAGCCCAGCCTGACGCAGACCACCGAGATCTtcgaggagctgcagcaggagtgcATGAAGAGGTTCAACGTGCCCCGGGGGCCGGCCGCCTGCCCGGCAGATGACAAACCCCAAATCCCACCCCGCGTCCCCATCCCGCCCCGGCCCCTGCGCCGCAACGAGCCCGGGCGCTGGTCGGGGGAGCTGTCCCCAGCCTCGGGGGGCGAGGAGGACCGTCCGCCCCAGATCCCCCCCCGGGACCCGCTGTCGCAGCCCACCTCGCggacccccagccccatggcccTGCAGGTGGGCTCCCCCCAGCAGCGCGGcgccctctgctcctgcctctccacctCGCCGGGGAAACCCATGCCCACCACGCAGAGCTTCGCCCTCGACCCCAAATACGCCACCCCCAAGGTGATCCAGGCGCAGGGCAAGGACTGCTCCAAGGGGCCCTGCATCCTGCCCATCGTGAAGGACGGGCAGAAGGTCAGCAGCACCCACTACTACCTGCTGCCCGAGCGCCCTGCCTACCTGGACAAGTACGAGAAGTTTTTCAAGGAGGCCAAAAGCCCCGAGGAGGCGCCGGCGTCCCGCGTGGTCACCACGGCCACCGTCCGGCCcatggtgcagcagcagccggaCTACAAGGCCAACTTCTCCTCCAACAACAGCAACCTCGGGCCCAAGTGCCTGGTGaaagcctcctgcagcctccagaaGATTGTCTATGATGGGCCGGATGGCTACCGCCCCTCCGAGAAGATCCGGCTG gtgcaggacatgGTGCACGGCGTCACCACGGAGGAGTGCCAGGCGGCCCTGCAGAACCACGGCTGGAACGTCCAACGGGCCATCCAGTACCTGAAG GTGGAGCAGCTCTTCTGCCTGGGGCTGAAGTCCCGCGTGGAGTGCCACCGGGTGCTGGAGATGTTCGACTGGAACCTGGCGCAGGCCAGCTCCCACCTCCTCGACCCCTGCGGCTCCTCCCGGCAGAA GCGGTGA
- the LOC118157688 gene encoding activated CDC42 kinase 1-like isoform X6, with amino-acid sequence MRRFETLRRSFPFLVRFRVYRKLSCSMQSEEGTDWLLELLTELQLQQYFLRIRDELNVTRLSHFEYVKNEDLEKIGMGRPGQRRLWEAVKRRKAMCKRKSWMSKVFSGKRPESELPPQPQSTFRKPPTPPPPDTGGQHSLTCLIRERDLSLFEKLGDGSFGVVRRGEWCTPAGKTLNVAVKCLKTDVLSQPEVLDDFIREVNAMHSLDHKNLIRLYGVVLSHPMKMVTELAPLGSLLDRLRKNQGHFLISTLCQYAIQVAKGMAYLESKRFIHRDLAARNILLASNEQVKIGDFGLMRALPKNDDHYVMQEHRKVPFAWCAPESLKTRTFSHASDTWMFGVTLWEMFTYGQEPWIGLNGSQILHKIDKEGERLPRPEDCPQDVYNVMLQCWAHKPEDRPTFVALRDFLMEAQPTDMRALQDFEEPDKLHIQMNDIITVIEGRAENYWWRGQNKRTLKVGQFPRNTVTSVAGLSAHDISQPLKNSFIHTGHGDTNPQQCWGFPDKIDELYLGNPMDPPDILGVDLTAARPTQLPGRAKRQPPPRPPQPSILLTKPSYDPVSEEDEGLSSGFRKLCLKKPGPGKGLRLAKPSARVPGTKVGERQPGRPPNEGPASGEVTLIDFGEEVPPASPSPVGELTAPSLAKLAMEAFSLLDKTPPQSPTRALPRPLHPTPVVDWDARPLPPPPAYDDVAQDEDDFEVCSINSPPGRRGSRAGLPRARERGETNYGFVDEGERAAGLEDNLFLPPKEAKQPSLTQTTEIFEELQQECMKRFNVPRGPAACPADDKPQIPPRVPIPPRPLRRNEPGRWSGELSPASGGEEDRPPQIPPRDPLSQPTSRTPSPMALQVGSPQQRGALCSCLSTSPGKPMPTTQSFALDPKYATPKVIQAQGKDCSKGPCILPIVKDGQKVSSTHYYLLPERPAYLDKYEKFFKEAKSPEEAPASRVVTTATVRPMVQQQPDYKANFSSNNSNLGPKCLVKASCSLQKIVYDGPDGYRPSEKIRLVQDMVHGVTTEECQAALQNHGWNVQRAIQYLKVEQLFCLGLKSRVECHRVLEMFDWNLAQASSHLLDPCGSSRQKR; translated from the exons AAGCTGAGCTGTAGCATGCAGTCGGAGGAGGGCACGGactggctgctggagctgctcaccgagctgcagctgcagcagtactTCCTGCGCATCCGGGACGAGCTCAACGTCACCCGCCTCTCCCACTTCGAGTACGTCAAAAATGAGGATCTGGAGAAGATCGGCATGGGGCGCCCCG GCCAGCGGCGGCTGTGGGAGGCGGTGAAGCGGAGGAAAGCCATGTGCAAGAGGAAATCCTGGATGAGCAAG GTGTTCAGCGGCAAGCGCCCCGAGTCGGagctgcccccccagccccagagcaccTTCCGCAAGCCGCCCACGCCGCCCCCCCCGGACACCGGGGGCCAGCACTCGCTGACCTGCCTGATCCGGGAGCGGGACCTGTCGCTCTTCGAGAAGCTGGGCGATGGCTCCTTCGGCGTCGTGCGCCGCGGCGAGTGGTGCACGCCCGCCGGCAAGACG CTCAACGTGGCCGTGAAGTGCCTCAAGACGGACGTGCTGAGCCAGCCGGAGGTGCTGGACGACTTCATCCGCGAGGTGAACGCCATGCACTCCCTGGACCACAAGAACCTCATCCGCCTCTACGGCGTGGTGCTCTCCCACCCCATGAAGATG GTGACAGAGCTGGCCCCGCTGGGCTCCCTGCTGGACCGTCTGCGGAAGAACCAGGGCCACTTCCTCATCTCCACGCTGTGCCAGTACGCCATCCAGGTGGCCAAGGGCATGGCCTACCTGGAGTCCAAGCGCTTCATCCACCGCGACCTGGCCGCCCGCAACATCCTGCTGGCCTCCAACGAGCAGGTCAAGATCGGGGACTTCGGGCTCATGCGGGCCCTGCCCAAAAACGACGACCACTACGTGATGCAGGAGCACCGCAAGGTGCCCTTCGCCTG GTGTGCTCCCGAGAGCCTCAAGACGCGCACCTTCTCCCACGCCAGCGACACCTGGATGTTCGGGGTGACGCTCTGGGAGATGTTCACCTACGGGCAGGAGCCCTGGATCGGCCTCAACGGCAGCCAG ATCCTGCACAAGATCGACAAGGAGGGCGAGCGGCTGCCGCGGCCCGAGGACTGTCCCCAGGACGTCTACAACGtcatgctgcagtgctgggcgCACAAACCCGAGGACCGGCCGACCTTCGTGGCCCTGCGGGACTTCCTGATGGAG gCCCAGCCCACCGACATGAGGGCCCTGCAGGACTTCGAGGAGCCCGACAAGCTGCACATCCAGATGAACGATATCATCACCGTCATCGAGGGCAG GGCCGAGAATTACTGGTGGCGGGGTCAGAATAAGCGGACCCTAAAAGTGGGCCAGTTCCCCCGAAACACGGTGACCTCGGTGGCGGGGCTGTCGGCCCACGACATCAGCCAGCCGCTTAAAAACAGCTTCATCCACACAGGCCATGGAGACACCAACccgcagcagtgctgggggttTCCCGATAAAATTGATGA GCTGTACCTGGGAAATCCCATGGACCCTCCTGACATTTTAGGTGTGGACCTGACTGCTGCCAGACCCACCCAGCTTCCAGGAAGGGCTAAAA GGCAGCCGCCTCCGCGCCCGCCTCAGCCTTCAATCCTGCTTACGA AGCCCTCCTACGACCCGGTCAGCGAGGAGGACGAGGGCCTGTCGTCTGGCTTCCGAAAACTCTGCCTGAAGAAGCCGGGCCCGGGGAAGGGTCTGCGGCTGGCCAAGCCCTCTGCCCGCGTGCCGGGCACCAAGGTGGGCGAGCGGCAGCCCGGCCGGCCACCCAACGAGGGACCGGCGAGCGGCGAGGTGACCCTCATCGACTTCGGGGAGGAGGTGCCCCCCGCCAGCCCCTCGCCCGTGGGGGAGCTGACGGCCCCCTCCCTCGCCAAGCTGGCCATGGAGGCCTTCTCGCTGCTGGACAAGACCCCCCCGCAGAGCCCCACGCGAGCCCTGCCCCGACCCCTCCACCCCACGCCGGTGGTGGACTGGGACGCACGGCCCttgcccccgccgcccgcctaCGACGACGTGGCGCAGGACGAGGACGACTTCGAGGTGTGCTCCATCAACAGCCCCCCCGGGCGGAGGGGCAGCCGAGccgggctgcccagggcacgCGAGCGGGGCGAGACCAACTACGGCTTCGTGGACGAGGGCgagcgggcggcggggctggaGGACAACCTCTTCCTGCCCCCCAAGGAGGCCAAGCAGCCCAGCCTGACGCAGACCACCGAGATCTtcgaggagctgcagcaggagtgcATGAAGAGGTTCAACGTGCCCCGGGGGCCGGCCGCCTGCCCGGCAGATGACAAACCCCAAATCCCACCCCGCGTCCCCATCCCGCCCCGGCCCCTGCGCCGCAACGAGCCCGGGCGCTGGTCGGGGGAGCTGTCCCCAGCCTCGGGGGGCGAGGAGGACCGTCCGCCCCAGATCCCCCCCCGGGACCCGCTGTCGCAGCCCACCTCGCggacccccagccccatggcccTGCAGGTGGGCTCCCCCCAGCAGCGCGGcgccctctgctcctgcctctccacctCGCCGGGGAAACCCATGCCCACCACGCAGAGCTTCGCCCTCGACCCCAAATACGCCACCCCCAAGGTGATCCAGGCGCAGGGCAAGGACTGCTCCAAGGGGCCCTGCATCCTGCCCATCGTGAAGGACGGGCAGAAGGTCAGCAGCACCCACTACTACCTGCTGCCCGAGCGCCCTGCCTACCTGGACAAGTACGAGAAGTTTTTCAAGGAGGCCAAAAGCCCCGAGGAGGCGCCGGCGTCCCGCGTGGTCACCACGGCCACCGTCCGGCCcatggtgcagcagcagccggaCTACAAGGCCAACTTCTCCTCCAACAACAGCAACCTCGGGCCCAAGTGCCTGGTGaaagcctcctgcagcctccagaaGATTGTCTATGATGGGCCGGATGGCTACCGCCCCTCCGAGAAGATCCGGCTG gtgcaggacatgGTGCACGGCGTCACCACGGAGGAGTGCCAGGCGGCCCTGCAGAACCACGGCTGGAACGTCCAACGGGCCATCCAGTACCTGAAG GTGGAGCAGCTCTTCTGCCTGGGGCTGAAGTCCCGCGTGGAGTGCCACCGGGTGCTGGAGATGTTCGACTGGAACCTGGCGCAGGCCAGCTCCCACCTCCTCGACCCCTGCGGCTCCTCCCGGCAGAA GCGGTGA